In the Acropora muricata isolate sample 2 chromosome 1, ASM3666990v1, whole genome shotgun sequence genome, one interval contains:
- the LOC136917605 gene encoding anaphase-promoting complex subunit 16-like, with the protein MASARPSSVQRELLPRKMLFRSPDKEITKTPEDLEALLNKIQVDIEVDSNLENLRKDMHKQTLAKLREELTRTSQDEWMYKPIDQIIGF; encoded by the exons ATGGCGAGTGCACGACCTAGCAGTGTTCAACGAGAGTTATTACCGAGAAAGATGTTATTTAGGTCTCCAGATAAAGAGATTACAAAGACACCTG AGGATCTAGAGGCTTTACTCAACAAAATTCAAGTGGACATTGAAGTGGATTCCAACTTAGAAAATCTCAGAAAAG ACATGCACAAACAGACCCTAGCCAAGCTTAGAGAGGAGTTAACTCGTACAAGCCAAGACGAGTGGATGTACAAACCAATTGATCAGATTATTGGCTTCTGA